In Haliscomenobacter hydrossis DSM 1100, the DNA window AGAATGGGCTCATTGAGAGATTGAATGGTACTTTGAGAAGAGAATGTTTAAATTTGCAGTGGTTCAAAAATCTGGATCTTCTCAATGACGCTTTGCAGCAGTGGTGGCTCATTTACAACGAGATCAGACCGCACAGTTCCATCGACTTTTTAAGCCCAGTGGACTTTGAAATTGAGCATAAGGAACTCTACTTTTCTTTGGTTGCACCTTAGGGGAAGTGGACAATTCAACCGCGATCTTGAACAGATAATGAGGCGAGCCACAAAAATTATTGATTCTTTAGACAACACACTAAAAGAAGATTTAGATTTTAATTTTAGTACTGTTGAAGGGAAATTAGTTTTAAGAATTCACAAAACAAGGGAAAGGGATTATAATTTAGTGGATCGCAAAAAACAACAATTCTTTCTTGAGAATGGCGCTTTATTTTGTGAAATATGTGGTTTTGACTTTGAGAAAATATACGGAGAACTAGGTAAGGGGTATATAGAATGCCATCATATACTGCCAATATCTCAGCTTGAAGAGCCCTCTGTTAATACGTTACATGACCTAATTTGTGTTTGCTCCAATTGTCATAAAATGATGCATAGGAATGGGCTCATTGCACCTGAAGATTTAAGGGTTATTCTAAAACCTAAGCACTAGTGATTAGGGTGATTTCGACTATATTTTATTGTTGGCTAGTTTCATTTTTAGTTTTAGTAGAGTTCCCAAAAACCTGAATCAGCTTGTGTTAACTCCTCTAAGTTTAACTTTCTTTCATTTGTTGACACTGTTGATAGATTGTAATCATCTGTTTCTTTTGGTCCCAGTTCTTTCTTTATCTCGCCATTAATTGATTTGTAAATTGATAACTGTCTAGAGCCATCGAAAAATTCAATATTTAAATCAGAAAGTATCTGAAAAAATCCATTACCTGAAATGAGATTTGTATCAATCGGTGTCAACCAGCCTTTTTTTACAGCTTCATATGCCAAAAGCCAAGTTTCGGAAAACAGAATATCATCTTTTAATTCATTTTCTAATAAATTAAAATTCGGGCTACCTTCTACAAGGCTTTCTTCTTTGGCCAATGATAAAAGAATTAAGATCGAAATACAATCATTTGTTTCTATTATTTGATTTGCTAAATTTTCACTGATTTTAATTTTAAAGCATTTCGCCAACCATAAAGCCCAAGCTGTTTCAAAATTATGATTTATTTGTGAATGCATTAAAATTACATGCTCAATTAAGTTTTTCAACTTTTCTCTTGAATCATCATCGATATAAATATCATATGTAAGCAGAATTCTTGTTACAATATCTAAAACGGCAGGTTGTATTAATGCTGTTTTTAGAAGGAGGCTTTCAAATAACTTCCAACTTTTTTTCTCTATAAGAATCGTTCCAAATTCAAAAGTTCTAAGAGCATATGTAAATATCCAATCTGTCCTTGATGAATTTATTTCTCCAATTCCCCATATCAGGCTAAAGTAGTGTTTTAGGTTATTAGATTGATTGGTCTTCTTAAATTCAAATCTGTGCAAATCTGTCACCCAATTATTTTCAAATGGAAAAGGAAATTCGTGTATTTCGACCTTTTTATCATTGATCTCTAACTGGAATTCATTTAATATCTTTTGTAGCCCTTTTATTACCTTATCAGCCTCATCCGTTGTGTTGACGTAGATGTAGTAGTCATCATAATATCTCACTGCTTTTACGCCAATGGAATCAAATTTATCTTTAAATTCATTATCTATTCTACACGCAATCAATTCTGCAATTACAAGAGAAGTGTCAGGACCAGTTGGAATTCCAATTGACTGCCTATCTTGGCAAGCCCTAATTGCAGTGTCTAGCTTATCTGCATATTTATAAAGAATTGCATCAGTATCTGCTGTTGATACCAAAGTATCAACTTCATTTTTAGATTTTTTAAAATATTTTTTTGCTACATCCTTACCCATTAAACTCCAAGATATTACATGAGTATAAATTGTTGGATAAAATTGTGAAACGTCAATTTTTACTTGAATAAGTTTGTTAACAGATACCTCAATTATGCTATCTCTCAAAGCCTGAACGCTGGAGCTTTTAGTTTTAACAGCCCGTTTATCTGTATTTACGCCTTCAAGAGGGTAGCTTGTTGAATATTCAGATAAAGTAAAAATGCTATTGATTTCCGCCCACTTATCGCAAATTAGTTCTGTGAC includes these proteins:
- a CDS encoding RNA-directed DNA polymerase yields the protein MEADKFIGKGYFPKELPPPFYSTKLADSLNVVKNKWTAFETAETIKLAGESRSDWNLRKDTFYSKYGSSKCCDFSISKGKLSRRVLKIPNPKHFIPVTELICDKWAEINSIFTLSEYSTSYPLEGVNTDKRAVKTKSSSVQALRDSIIEVSVNKLIQVKIDVSQFYPTIYTHVISWSLMGKDVAKKYFKKSKNEVDTLVSTADTDAILYKYADKLDTAIRACQDRQSIGIPTGPDTSLVIAELIACRIDNEFKDKFDSIGVKAVRYYDDYYIYVNTTDEADKVIKGLQKILNEFQLEINDKKVEIHEFPFPFENNWVTDLHRFEFKKTNQSNNLKHYFSLIWGIGEINSSRTDWIFTYALRTFEFGTILIEKKSWKLFESLLLKTALIQPAVLDIVTRILLTYDIYIDDDSREKLKNLIEHVILMHSQINHNFETAWALWLAKCFKIKISENLANQIIETNDCISILILLSLAKEESLVEGSPNFNLLENELKDDILFSETWLLAYEAVKKGWLTPIDTNLISGNGFFQILSDLNIEFFDGSRQLSIYKSINGEIKKELGPKETDDYNLSTVSTNERKLNLEELTQADSGFWELY
- a CDS encoding HNH endonuclease, producing MRRATKIIDSLDNTLKEDLDFNFSTVEGKLVLRIHKTRERDYNLVDRKKQQFFLENGALFCEICGFDFEKIYGELGKGYIECHHILPISQLEEPSVNTLHDLICVCSNCHKMMHRNGLIAPEDLRVILKPKH